The following coding sequences are from one Formosa haliotis window:
- a CDS encoding TlpA family protein disulfide reductase — translation MQRAKIDSISNQDKYEAFKNYREEVIAVKKSKDSVLMEQVKAKMNALEPLENELQEELKNYKIQFIRENPSSPVMIPLLGMSFSEITMTRDEMKEVYTLFEGDAKKAGRFRFIKKTYEDYVEKFAIGATVEDFTLKTVEGENLTLSEVKAKYILVDFWASWCVPCRASFPSLKKTYDKYKKDGFEIIAVATGDKDEAWRIAIEKDQTVWKHVFDVTEENAAQGTVAIAYGVPFLPTTYLLDNNRTIIARNPTKEELENKLKELFGY, via the coding sequence TTGCAACGTGCTAAAATAGATAGTATCAGTAATCAAGATAAATATGAAGCTTTTAAAAATTACAGAGAAGAAGTAATAGCAGTTAAAAAGTCGAAAGATTCTGTTTTAATGGAGCAAGTAAAAGCAAAAATGAACGCGTTAGAACCATTAGAAAATGAATTACAAGAAGAGCTGAAAAATTATAAAATACAATTTATTAGGGAAAACCCGAGCTCTCCAGTAATGATACCTTTATTAGGAATGTCTTTTAGTGAGATTACAATGACGAGAGATGAAATGAAGGAAGTTTATACTTTATTTGAAGGCGATGCAAAAAAGGCAGGTCGATTTCGATTTATAAAAAAAACGTATGAAGATTATGTTGAAAAATTTGCAATAGGAGCAACTGTTGAAGACTTTACATTAAAAACAGTTGAAGGTGAAAATTTAACCCTGTCTGAAGTAAAAGCCAAATATATTCTGGTAGATTTTTGGGCGAGTTGGTGTGTACCTTGTAGAGCTTCTTTCCCGAGTTTAAAAAAGACATATGATAAATATAAGAAAGATGGATTTGAAATTATAGCCGTAGCTACTGGAGACAAAGATGAAGCTTGGAGAATAGCCATTGAAAAGGACCAAACTGTTTGGAAGCATGTATTTGATGTTACGGAAGAAAATGCTGCTCAAGGAACAGTAGCAATAGCATATGGTGTCCCATTTTTACCCACAACCTATTTGCTGGATAATAATAGAACCATTATAGCACGAAATCCAACCAAGGAAGAGCTTGAAAATAAATTAAAAGAACTTTTTGGATATTAA
- a CDS encoding DUF4369 domain-containing protein, translated as MKFLKLFLALLIVTGFIFTSCKSVDKPDGYIISGTVNGLDSGWVKLIKPRVLFTDSIIVLDSTEIKNGKFSFKGKVDNVDMIQVSFSPRLNTYFF; from the coding sequence ATGAAATTTTTAAAGCTATTTCTAGCATTACTAATCGTAACAGGTTTCATTTTTACAAGTTGTAAATCAGTAGACAAGCCCGACGGTTATATCATTTCAGGAACCGTTAATGGTCTAGATTCTGGATGGGTAAAACTTATTAAGCCAAGAGTATTATTCACCGACTCCATTATTGTTTTAGATAGCACAGAAATTAAAAATGGCAAATTCAGCTTTAAAGGAAAAGTGGATAATGTTGATATGATTCAGGTAAGTTTTTCTCCAAGATTAAATACCTACTTCTTTTAG
- a CDS encoding TlpA family protein disulfide reductase, with translation MKIINSKILIATLVFGFLTSCKTNQKIEIVPNDSFKVSGTLNGIDVPYMFIDYTDDLTGDRVWDTLYIKEGSFTYASKLTNTKRIAIWPLLARPKKPSEGVKGGYVEFLARPGDNIVFEGDVTETFNAIPTGTVLCDDINRFNESIKKHNEESKEIMDQLSLLEREDPKIKTLYAEVLSIGDRIDEIKKTFIKNNPSSEVAAFYLDNMVQIKSVEDAEALALLNGFDETLKASPFYINVSTRLKGSEATKAGNLAPEVITNRTLDGSEFDLKSLRGKYVMIDFWGIWCGPCMKEMPTVKEYSKKYKDKLAVVGIDSGDTKEKVVDFTTKNNYDWIQLLSKKGINEDNFVSKFNVNGFPTKFIIDPEGIIIGKYVGGSEEAFTLLDKLLNK, from the coding sequence ATGAAGATAATAAACTCAAAAATATTAATTGCAACCCTCGTTTTTGGTTTTTTGACATCATGTAAAACAAATCAAAAAATTGAAATTGTTCCGAACGATAGTTTTAAAGTTTCAGGAACACTTAACGGAATAGATGTTCCTTACATGTTTATCGATTATACCGATGATCTAACAGGAGATAGGGTTTGGGATACATTATATATAAAAGAAGGGAGTTTTACCTATGCTTCTAAATTAACCAATACCAAACGCATTGCTATCTGGCCATTACTAGCAAGACCAAAAAAGCCAAGTGAAGGTGTAAAAGGTGGTTATGTGGAATTTTTAGCACGTCCTGGAGATAACATTGTGTTTGAAGGTGATGTAACCGAAACATTTAATGCCATCCCAACCGGTACCGTGTTATGTGATGATATCAATCGTTTTAATGAAAGCATTAAAAAGCATAATGAAGAATCTAAAGAAATAATGGACCAGTTATCATTATTGGAACGTGAAGACCCTAAAATAAAAACATTATACGCTGAAGTATTAAGTATAGGAGACCGTATCGATGAAATTAAAAAGACATTTATTAAAAACAATCCTTCATCTGAAGTGGCGGCATTTTATTTAGATAATATGGTGCAAATAAAAAGTGTAGAGGATGCAGAAGCATTAGCGCTTTTAAATGGCTTTGATGAAACACTAAAGGCTAGCCCATTTTATATAAATGTGTCAACGCGTTTAAAAGGTTCCGAGGCTACAAAAGCTGGTAATCTTGCTCCCGAAGTTATTACCAATAGAACTTTAGATGGGTCAGAATTTGATTTAAAATCATTACGAGGTAAATATGTCATGATAGACTTTTGGGGCATATGGTGTGGCCCATGTATGAAAGAAATGCCAACGGTTAAGGAGTATAGTAAGAAGTATAAAGATAAGTTAGCCGTGGTTGGAATTGATAGTGGAGATACTAAAGAAAAGGTTGTTGATTTCACAACAAAGAACAATTACGATTGGATTCAATTATTATCAAAAAAGGGAATTAATGAAGATAATTTCGTTTCAAAGTTTAACGTAAACGGATTTCCAACAAAGTTTATTATCGATCCTGAAGGCATTATAATTGGAAAATATGTTGGAGGAAGTGAAGAGGCATTTACGCTATTGGACAAACTATTAAACAAATAA
- a CDS encoding TlpA disulfide reductase family protein: MMKNLIQIISLIIFTLLGFETLEAQETQTKQFTLIGEIKGLTGNLYFRHPDKEYTRETKPDSIIVVDGKFKFTGTISKLTLIRAYPSFTGEDKKLYKVPKVGRGFFPVKCAYLMFYAYPGANVSISGEATDFMNAYPSGDEFNNGLAAANKITFPNYNKMGNLAVQNTYETDSLKMKANDAKAEEIFKDNTEEIMAHIKANPKSLAAAWYLNDLLLRTQIDNQKAEELFNGMSTELSEFEDYKNVATRIEGIRGTKEGSQVPSVKTMATLDGKEFDIKSLRGKYVLIDFWGIWCGPCVKEMPEVKAFQEKYKDKLVVLGINSGDSKEKIQKFVDENGYAWKQLMSDKANTPDNFVNRFNVQGFPTKFIIDPRGNIVKRYVGSGEEAFKLLEDLLAQ, from the coding sequence ATGATGAAAAATCTAATTCAAATAATTAGCTTAATAATATTCACCTTACTAGGTTTTGAGACTCTTGAAGCTCAAGAAACCCAAACCAAGCAATTTACTCTTATTGGAGAAATTAAAGGGCTTACAGGTAATTTGTATTTCAGACATCCAGATAAAGAATATACAAGGGAAACGAAGCCAGATTCTATTATTGTTGTAGATGGAAAGTTCAAATTTACAGGTACTATCTCTAAATTAACTTTAATTAGAGCATACCCTTCATTTACAGGTGAAGACAAAAAACTTTATAAAGTTCCAAAAGTTGGTAGAGGTTTTTTTCCGGTTAAATGTGCCTATTTAATGTTTTATGCTTATCCAGGTGCCAACGTTTCAATTTCTGGAGAGGCTACCGATTTTATGAATGCATACCCTAGTGGAGATGAGTTTAATAATGGTTTGGCGGCGGCCAATAAAATTACATTCCCAAATTACAACAAAATGGGAAATCTAGCGGTACAAAACACCTATGAGACTGATTCGTTAAAAATGAAAGCCAATGATGCAAAAGCTGAGGAAATATTTAAAGATAATACCGAAGAAATAATGGCTCATATTAAAGCAAATCCAAAATCATTAGCGGCTGCTTGGTATTTAAATGATTTGCTTTTACGCACTCAAATTGACAATCAAAAAGCAGAAGAATTATTTAACGGAATGTCTACAGAATTATCAGAATTTGAAGATTATAAAAATGTAGCTACTCGAATTGAGGGCATAAGGGGAACAAAAGAAGGTTCACAAGTGCCATCGGTTAAAACCATGGCTACTTTAGATGGTAAAGAATTTGATATCAAATCTTTAAGAGGGAAGTATGTGCTTATAGATTTCTGGGGTATATGGTGCGGACCATGTGTAAAAGAAATGCCAGAGGTAAAAGCATTTCAAGAAAAGTATAAGGACAAGTTAGTAGTACTTGGTATAAACTCTGGAGATTCTAAAGAGAAAATTCAAAAATTTGTTGATGAAAACGGATACGCTTGGAAACAATTGATGAGTGATAAAGCCAATACACCAGATAACTTTGTTAATAGGTTTAATGTACAAGGTTTTCCAACAAAATTTATAATTGATCCTAGAGGAAATATTGTTAAAAGATATGTTGGTAGTGGTGAAGAGGCATTTAAGTTGTTAGAAGATTTATTAGCACAATAA